The following are from one region of the Salvia hispanica cultivar TCC Black 2014 chromosome 1, UniMelb_Shisp_WGS_1.0, whole genome shotgun sequence genome:
- the LOC125201314 gene encoding protein COFACTOR ASSEMBLY OF COMPLEX C SUBUNIT B CCB3, chloroplastic, which yields MSAVSATGVPISLPKHTYHPQIHTLISPKCYHFLSHNSILKPVRRKTPTPVCRAHCSSRISDYLSSHSLFSSSTAYSGNPLAIASKIVHSAPAGSLILIDLDPATAKLAIAFLGPFLSAFGFLFIARIVMSWYPKLPVDEFPYILAYAPTEPLLVQTRKIIPPLAGVDVTPVVWFGLLSFLNEILVGPQGLLVLLSQQQV from the coding sequence ATGTCTGCTGTCTCTGCAACTGGCGTCCCGATTTCATTGCCCAAACACACATATCATCCTCAAATTCACACCTTAATCTCACCAAAATGCTATCATTTCTTATCCCATAACTCAATCCTCAAACCTGTAAGAAGGAAAACACCAACTCCAGTATGCAGAGCTCATTGTTCCTCAAGAATCTCAGACTATCTCTCTAGCCACAGCCTCTTCTCCTCATCCACCGCCTACTCCGGCAACCCTTTAGCCATAGCTTCCAAGATTGTGCACTCGGCCCCAGCCGGGAGTCTCATTCTGATCGATTTGGACCCTGCCACGGCCAAACTGGCAATAGCGTTTCTTGGGCCATTCTTGTCTGCATTTGGATTTCTGTTCATTGCAAGGATCGTGATGTCGTGGTACCCGAAGCTTCCCGTTGACGAGTTCCCATACATCCTCGCGTACGCGCCTACAGAGCCCTTGCTGGTGCAGACAAGGAAGATCATACCACCCCTGGCTGGAGTTGATGTCACCCCTGTTGTCTGGTTTGGATTGCTCAGTTTTCTCAATGAAATCTTGGTGGGCCCACAGGGCCTCCTTGTTCTTCTATCTCAGCAGCAGGTTTAG
- the LOC125201313 gene encoding anaphase-promoting complex subunit 8 isoform X1 codes for MASKETCRTELRAAVRHLSERGLHSAAKWAAEQLMGIEQDPSKHTPSHTRFQRGSSSIRRRFRTATPAESSATPSAGVSYVMTPSLVAAEEYDYDLMDSDFYLLAKSYFDCREYRRAAHVLRDQTAKKAIFLRFYALYLAGEKRREEEMIELEGPLGKSDAVNSELLSLQRELSTLHKNGTIDAFGLYVYGLVLKEKGSENLARSVFVESVNSYPWNWSAWSELQTLCTTIEALNSLNLNNHWMKDFFLASSYQELRMHNEALAKYEYLQGTFIFSNYIQAQIAKAQYNLREFEQVEVIFEELLRNDPYRIEDMDMYSNVLYAKECFSALSYLAHRVFLTDKYRPESCCIIGNYYSLKGQHEKSVMYFRRALKLNKNYLSAWTLMGHEYVEMKNTSAAVDAYRRAVDINSCDYRAWYGLGQAYEMMGMPYYALHYFKKSVFLQPNDSRLWIAMAQCYETEQLHMLEEAIKCYERAANCNDREAIALHQLAKLHSELGRNEEAAFYYKKDLERMEDEEREGPNMVEALMFLAQHCKTQKKFDEAEVYCTRLLDYTGPEKETAKSLLRGIRYARDVEHFPP; via the exons ATGGCTTCCAAAGAAACCTGCAGAACCGAGCTCCGCGCCGCCGTGCGCCACCTCAGCGAGCGTGGCCTCCACTCCGCAGCCAAATG GGCAGCGGAGCAGTTGATGGGGATAGAGCAAGACCCCTCGAAGCACACGCCGTCGCACACCAGATTCCAGCGCGGCAGCTCCAGCATCCGCCGCCGCTTCCGCACGGCCACCCCCGCGGAGTCCTCCGCCACCCCTTCTGCCGGAGTGTCTTATGTGATGACGCCGTCGCTTGTGGCAGCTGAGGAGTACGATTATGATCTGATGGACAGTGATTTTTATTTGCTGGCCAAGTCTTATTTTGACTGCAGGGAGTATAGGAGGGCTGCCCATGTGCTTAGGGATCAGACCGCCAAGAAAGCCATCTTCTTGCGTTTCTATGCGCTTTATCTG GCCGGAGAAAAGCgaagagaagaagagatgATAGAGCTCGAGGGTCCTCTTGGAAAGAGTGATGCTGTGAACAGCGAACTGCTTTCACTACAGAGAGAATTGTCAACCCTTCATAAAAACGGAACAATCGACGCTTTTGGTCTTTATGTATATGGCCTTGTCCTTAAGGAAAAAGGAAGTGAGAATCTGGCGAGGTCCGTGTTTGTGGAATCTGTCAATAGCTATCCCTGGAACTGGAGTGCTTGGTCTGAGCTGCAGACGTTATGCACCACAATTGAGGCATTGAACAGTCTTAATCTCAATAATCATTGGATGAAGGATTTTTTCCTTGCTAGTTCTTACCAGGAACTCCGGATGCACAACGAGGCCCTGGCCAAATACGAATATTTACAAGGAACTTTTATTTTCAGCAATTACATCCAAGCCCAAATAGCCAAGGCTCAGTATAATCTCAGGGAGTTCGAACAGGTGGAAGTTATATTCGAAGAACTTTTAAGAAACGATCCTTATAGGATCGAGGACATGGACATGTATTCCAATGTGCTATATGCGAAAGAATGTTTTTCTGCCCTAAGTTATCTGGCTCACAGGGTGTTTCTTACAGATAAATACAGGCCGGAGTCTTGCTGCATCATTGGTAACTATTACAGTTTGAAAGGGCAGCATGAGAAGTCTGTGATGTACTTCCGAAGGGCACTTAAATTGAACAAGAACTATTTGTCAGCATGGACCCTTATGGGTCACGAGTACGTTGAGATGAAGAACACTTCTGCTGCAGTTGATGCCTACCGTCGTGCAGTAGATATAAATTCATGTGATTATCGAGCGTGGTATGGATTGGGGCAAGCATATGAGATGATGGGAATGCCCTATTATGCTCTCCATTACTTCAAGAAGTCAGTGTTCTTGCAGCCAAATGACTCTCGGTTGTGGATAGCTATGGCTCAGTGCTATGAAACCGAACAACTTCATATGCTCGAGGAGGCCATCAAATGCTATGAACGTGCAGCAAATTGTAATGACAGGGAAGCCATCGCCCTACATCAGCTGGCGAAGCTTCACTCTGAACTCGGTAGAAATGAAGAGGCTGCATTTTATTACAAGAAGGATTTGGAGAGGatggaagatgaagagagGGAAGGGCCGAACATGGTTGAAGCACTGATGTTCCTTGCCCAACACTGCAAAACTCAGAAGAAATTTGATGAAGCCGAGGTTTATTGTACGCGTCTTCTTGACTACACTGGCCCG GAGAAGGAAACTGCCAAGAGTCTTCTTCGTGGAATAAGATACGCAAGGGATGTTGAGCACTTCCCGCCAtaa
- the LOC125201313 gene encoding anaphase-promoting complex subunit 8 isoform X2, with product MASKETCRTELRAAVRHLSERGLHSAAKWAAEQLMGIEQDPSKHTPSHTRFQRGSSSIRRRFRTATPAESSATPSAGVSYVMTPSLVAAEEEYRRAAHVLRDQTAKKAIFLRFYALYLAGEKRREEEMIELEGPLGKSDAVNSELLSLQRELSTLHKNGTIDAFGLYVYGLVLKEKGSENLARSVFVESVNSYPWNWSAWSELQTLCTTIEALNSLNLNNHWMKDFFLASSYQELRMHNEALAKYEYLQGTFIFSNYIQAQIAKAQYNLREFEQVEVIFEELLRNDPYRIEDMDMYSNVLYAKECFSALSYLAHRVFLTDKYRPESCCIIGNYYSLKGQHEKSVMYFRRALKLNKNYLSAWTLMGHEYVEMKNTSAAVDAYRRAVDINSCDYRAWYGLGQAYEMMGMPYYALHYFKKSVFLQPNDSRLWIAMAQCYETEQLHMLEEAIKCYERAANCNDREAIALHQLAKLHSELGRNEEAAFYYKKDLERMEDEEREGPNMVEALMFLAQHCKTQKKFDEAEVYCTRLLDYTGPEKETAKSLLRGIRYARDVEHFPP from the exons ATGGCTTCCAAAGAAACCTGCAGAACCGAGCTCCGCGCCGCCGTGCGCCACCTCAGCGAGCGTGGCCTCCACTCCGCAGCCAAATG GGCAGCGGAGCAGTTGATGGGGATAGAGCAAGACCCCTCGAAGCACACGCCGTCGCACACCAGATTCCAGCGCGGCAGCTCCAGCATCCGCCGCCGCTTCCGCACGGCCACCCCCGCGGAGTCCTCCGCCACCCCTTCTGCCGGAGTGTCTTATGTGATGACGCCGTCGCTTGTGGCAGCTGAGGA GGAGTATAGGAGGGCTGCCCATGTGCTTAGGGATCAGACCGCCAAGAAAGCCATCTTCTTGCGTTTCTATGCGCTTTATCTG GCCGGAGAAAAGCgaagagaagaagagatgATAGAGCTCGAGGGTCCTCTTGGAAAGAGTGATGCTGTGAACAGCGAACTGCTTTCACTACAGAGAGAATTGTCAACCCTTCATAAAAACGGAACAATCGACGCTTTTGGTCTTTATGTATATGGCCTTGTCCTTAAGGAAAAAGGAAGTGAGAATCTGGCGAGGTCCGTGTTTGTGGAATCTGTCAATAGCTATCCCTGGAACTGGAGTGCTTGGTCTGAGCTGCAGACGTTATGCACCACAATTGAGGCATTGAACAGTCTTAATCTCAATAATCATTGGATGAAGGATTTTTTCCTTGCTAGTTCTTACCAGGAACTCCGGATGCACAACGAGGCCCTGGCCAAATACGAATATTTACAAGGAACTTTTATTTTCAGCAATTACATCCAAGCCCAAATAGCCAAGGCTCAGTATAATCTCAGGGAGTTCGAACAGGTGGAAGTTATATTCGAAGAACTTTTAAGAAACGATCCTTATAGGATCGAGGACATGGACATGTATTCCAATGTGCTATATGCGAAAGAATGTTTTTCTGCCCTAAGTTATCTGGCTCACAGGGTGTTTCTTACAGATAAATACAGGCCGGAGTCTTGCTGCATCATTGGTAACTATTACAGTTTGAAAGGGCAGCATGAGAAGTCTGTGATGTACTTCCGAAGGGCACTTAAATTGAACAAGAACTATTTGTCAGCATGGACCCTTATGGGTCACGAGTACGTTGAGATGAAGAACACTTCTGCTGCAGTTGATGCCTACCGTCGTGCAGTAGATATAAATTCATGTGATTATCGAGCGTGGTATGGATTGGGGCAAGCATATGAGATGATGGGAATGCCCTATTATGCTCTCCATTACTTCAAGAAGTCAGTGTTCTTGCAGCCAAATGACTCTCGGTTGTGGATAGCTATGGCTCAGTGCTATGAAACCGAACAACTTCATATGCTCGAGGAGGCCATCAAATGCTATGAACGTGCAGCAAATTGTAATGACAGGGAAGCCATCGCCCTACATCAGCTGGCGAAGCTTCACTCTGAACTCGGTAGAAATGAAGAGGCTGCATTTTATTACAAGAAGGATTTGGAGAGGatggaagatgaagagagGGAAGGGCCGAACATGGTTGAAGCACTGATGTTCCTTGCCCAACACTGCAAAACTCAGAAGAAATTTGATGAAGCCGAGGTTTATTGTACGCGTCTTCTTGACTACACTGGCCCG GAGAAGGAAACTGCCAAGAGTCTTCTTCGTGGAATAAGATACGCAAGGGATGTTGAGCACTTCCCGCCAtaa
- the LOC125201772 gene encoding serine/threonine-protein kinase AtPK1/AtPK6-like: MNTSNKKAVHSLLASKLTQLHIPSAADEDPSLNFEFSDTFGPSPSSASPLFLGDPQVIHHRSHSFVGPSPRFTLSKSIPTFDRDDSSSDDTGGDDLRVEEEAGAEAAEKLGPGDFEIMRVIGKGAFGKVFQVRMKKKSGGGGGDGIYAMKVMKKDTIIKNNHVDYMRAERDILTKVVHPFIVQLRYSFQTKSKLYLILDFINGGHLFYHLYRQGIFSEDQARVYTAEIVSAVSHLHENGIVHRDLKPENILMDADGHIMLTDFGLSKEISESSRSNSLCGTTEYMAPEILQSNGHNKNADWWSVGILLYEMLTGKPPFVHANRKKLQEKIIKEKLKLPPRLTSEAHSLLKGLLQKDAVNRLGSGPRGAEEIKSHKWFRTINWKKIEERELVPKFKPDVSGQDCTENFDKCWTAMPLDDSPAPTPTAGEHFHGYTYIAPNPWLSSE, translated from the exons ATGAACACCAGCAACAAAAAGGCTGTGCACTCGCTGTTAGCTTCAAAGCTGACGCAGCTCCATATCCCTTCCGCCGCCGACGAGGATCCCTCATTAAATTTCGAATTCTCCGACACCTTCGGCCCCTCTCCTTCCTCCGCCTCCCCGCTCTTCCTGGGGGACCCACAAGTAATACACCACCGCTCCCACTCATTCGTGGGCCCCTCCCCCCGCTTCACCCTCTCCAAATCAATCCCCACCTTCGACCGAGACGATTCTTCCTCCGACGACACAGGCGGCGATGATTTGAGGGTGGAGGAGGAGGCTGGGGCTGAGGCAGCGGAGAAATTGGGGCCGGGGGATTTTGAGATTATGAGGGTGATTGGGAAGGGCGCGTTTGGGAAGGTTTTTCAGGTtaggatgaagaagaaaagtggCGGTGGAGGTGGAGATGGGATTTACGCGATGAAAGTGATGAAGAAGGATACGATCATCAAGAACAACCATGTTGATTATATGAGGGCTGAGAGGGATATTCTCACCAAAGTTGTGCACCCTTTCATTGTGCAGCTGCGCTATTCGTTTCag ACCAAGTCTAAGCTGTATTTGATACTCGATTTTATAAATGGAGGCCATCTATTTTATCATCTCTACAGGCAAGGGATCTTCAG TGAGGACCAGGCAAGGGTATATACTGCTGAGATTGTATCTGCAGTCTCACATCTTCACGAGAACGGGATTGTGCATCGAGATCTAAAACCTGAAAACATTCTCATGGATGCTGATGGGCAT ATCATGCTCACTGATTTTGGACTGTCTAAGGAGATTAGTGAATCGAGCAGATCAAACTCGCTATGTGGGACAACCGAATATATGGCTCCTGAGATCTTGCAATCAAATGGGCATAACAAGAATGCTGATTGGTGGAGCGTTGGCATCCTTTTGTATGAAATGCTAACCGGGAAG CCGCCGTTCGTGCATGCTAACAGGAAGAAGCTGCAGGAGAAgatcataaaagaaaaattgaagctTCCACCACGCTTGACAAGCGAAGCTCACTCTTTACTTAAAGGA CTGCTCCAAAAGGATGCGGTGAATAGATTAGGCAGTGGGCCTAGGGGCGCGGAAGAGATCAAATCTCACAAATGGTTTCGTACCATCAACTGGAAGAAGATAGAGGAGAGAGAACTCGTGCCAAAGTTCAAGCCAGACGTGAGTGGCCAAGATTGCACAGAGAACTTCGACAAATGTTGGACTGCGATGCCTCTGGATGACTCCCCGGCGCCTACTCCAACAGCCGGGGAGCATTTCCATGGGTACACTTACATCGCTCCTAACCCGTGGCTCTCGTCTGAATAA
- the LOC125193917 gene encoding protein FAR1-RELATED SEQUENCE 5-like: MVEYVVCNRQGFHTVDSLDVDVSVSEDGNVSDDDEVSSKKRRRRGTKRCGCGARISFKFFSDFGDKYYLVHQFVEEHNHTMVDKDHKRFMKGNRSLNDVHHKFVEDCTKANIGPTSTFNLLKEFFGGYDVVGCTLTDVRNCSRDIKEKLKEVDVQMILNQMQEKKRICEGFFYKYQLSPEDNKLVSLFWSDAESRKHYHMFGDVVAFDTTYSTNRYRMVFGPFTGKDNHGCPIAFGAGFVSGENCDAFSWLFTVFVECMGVAPRIIITDQDWGMRLAIEKVLPGTRHRLCMWHIMSKLFEKIPKSISDREKFSKEFKSCVWSELLDPDEFDILWTSIVEKYSVEDHKWFKDMFLIRQMWIPAFFRDVPMGSLMRTTSFSESENSFFKRYSKPLFNFADFTLQYNNAIDAQRNQTERLDYYDSVITPKYVTDLAFEKQLGSVYTDRMFRVVQDLIVEADKSCRMISMSTLENIEVFKVSDARKKIFTVRHEIETESYECECKLFLRCGYLCSHLFFILRNKDVNNIPEKYVGNRWLKSELLKAVHGLTIDESASDRGSNKDDKLQIANRCHGRYFGLYQRAFRNKDHLIALDNLLAGIGSQIFKDDCAGSSSLDKNDSIMNIYGIVVPEEITAHAPDVVSTKGGASDKKSRIKSSIEKAIEKANKPHRRCGKCHKVTDHNARSCGRNQT; the protein is encoded by the exons ATGGTGGAG tatGTTGTTTGCAATAGACAAGGATTTCATACGGTAGATTCGTTGGATGTTGATGTTAGTGTATCTGAGGATGGTAATGTgtctgatgatgatgaagtaTCTTCAAAGAAGAGACGTAGACGTGGCACCAAAAGGTGTGGATGTGGAGCGAGAattagttttaagtttttttctgattttggtgATAAGTATTACCTTGTGCATCAGTTTGTTGAGGAACACAATCATACTATGGTTGACAAAGATCATAAGAGATTTATGAAAGGTAATCGGAGTTTGAATGATGTTCATCACAAGTTTGTTGAAGATTGCACCAAAGCTAACATCGGTCCTACCTCTACTTTTAACTTATTAAAGGAGTTTTTCGGTGGTTATGATGTTGTTGGGTGTACGTTGACTGATGTTAGGAATTGTTCACGTGAtattaaagagaaattaaaagaagtGGATGTGCAAATGATCCTAAATCAGATgcaagagaagaagagaatttgTGAAGggtttttttacaaatatcaattatCACCTGAAGATAATAAGTTAGTGAGCTTATTCTGGTCTGATGCTGAGTCTCGGAAGCATTACCACATGTTTGGAGATGTTGTAGCATTTGATACAACATATTCAACAAACAg GTATCGTATGGTGTTTGGTCCATTTACCGGGAAAGACAATCATGGGTGTCCTATTGCGTTTGGAGCTGGTTTCGTATCCGGTGAGAATTGTGATGCATTTTCATGGCTTTTCACTGTATTTGTTGAATGTATGGGTGTTGCTCCAAGAATCATAATCACTGACCAAGATTGGGGAATGAGGCTTGCcattgagaaggtattaccTGGTACAAGGCATCGTTTGTGTATGTGGCATATTATGAGCAAGTTATTTGAGAAGATACCTAAATCAATTTCTGATAGAGAAAAGTTTAGTAAGGAGTTTAAGTCTTGTGTTTGGTCAGAGTTGTTAGATCCGGATGAGTTTGATATATTATGGACTAGtattgttgaaaaatataGTGTAGAAGATCATAAGTGGTTTAAGGATATGTTTTTGATCAGACAGATGTGGATCCCAGCCTTCTTTAGAGATGTTCCTATGGGTTCTTTAATGAGAACAACATCTTTTTCAGAATCTGAAAACAGTTTTTTTAAGAGGTACTCGAAACCGTTGTTCAATTTTGCTGACTTCACTCTTCAGTATAACAATGCCATTGATGCTCAAAGGAATCAAACTGAAAGGCTTGACTATTATGATTCTGTAATCACTCCAAAATATGTCACTGATTTAGCATTTGAGAAGCAATTGGGATCTGTTTACACAGATAGGATGTTTAGAGTGGTACAAGATTTGATTGTTGAGGCTGATAAGAGTTGTCGGATGATTAGCATGTCCACATTGGAGAACATCGAGGTCTTCAAAGTTTCTGATGCTAGAAAGAAGATCTTTACAGTTAGACATGAGATAGAGACTGAGTCATatgaatgtgagtgtaaactATTTTTAAGGTGTGGTTATCTATGCAGCcacctttttttcattctcaGAAACAAAGATGTCAACAATATTCCAGAGAAATATGTTGGTAACCGTTGGCTTAAAAGTGAATTACTAAAGGCAGTTCATGGTCTCACGATTGATGAAAGTGCGTCTGACAGAG GTTCTAACAAAGATGACAAACTACAGATTGCTAATAGGTGTCATGGACGTTACTTTGGTCTATATCAGCGTGCTTTTAGAAATAAAGATCATTTGATTGCTTTGGATAATTTGCTTGCGGGTATTGgttctcaaatctttaaagaCGACTGTGCTGGATCGTCTTCTCttgataaaaatgattcaatcaTGAACATATATGGTATTGTTGTTCCTGAAGAAATAACTGCCCATGCTCCAGATGTGGTTAGTACAAAAGGAGGTGCAAGTGACAAGAAAAGCAGGATTAAGTCAAGCATAGAGAAAGCAAttgaaaaagcaaataaacctCATAGGCGTTGTGGAAAGTGTCACAAAGTTACTGATCATAATGCTAGAAGTTGTGGCAGAAATCAGacatga